AGCAAGAGGGCACTCCAGACAGAAACACAAAGGGGTAATGCCCAAGAAGCCCTTCTCCCAGAACTAAGGTGGGGTGGTTGTCTCCCACTAAAAAACCCATAGGCATGTCCACGTGTAACATCAGCCATCCTCTTCCAACAAACGGATGGCATCCCGTAGTGGCACATAAGCTACTAGCTTATTAAAGTTCTCAGAGGTTTCCTTCTTCAGCGTTGTTAGGTTTACAGTCAGTGCCCTCTGGTAAGGGGAAGTTGTTGGCATCTCAGAGCTGTTTCAGACAGCCCGTAGACCCATTAAAGAAAGGCTCTGCCTTAGCTAGCACTTCAGATCGACTGCGGTTGCAGTATTAGAGGAATACCAGGGTCATTTTAGCTGAAAAGCGCAAATTACTGTTCCACGTGGATACGAGCTCCTCCACTGGTAACATCCTGCCACGCGCAAGTCCATGCCAGGTCACACAAACTAATATACAATAGTCCTCCTTCAGTTTGCCTTTTGAAAGCCTTTGCAATAGATACAttagcttttctcctttttcaaaacTCTTGTGAAAGAACAAGCTACATAATATCAGACAACTTAAACACATCCAGACAGGATTGAATGAAGACATGGGATTAGCCTTGATAACATATACgttcaataaataaaatcccTAGTTTAGCAATACTGTTCTATGTTATAGGATATAAGAAGTGTcccataaaaaaaataaatctttatgaCAACGAATTCTATCAGCATTCCTCAGTCACAAGGCTAAACAATGCAACAACATTTATCAGTTACTCTAACGGAAGAAAGTTAGCTGTATCCTAAGTATTAAAGTATTCTTCTTCTTGTGTAATATGGAACTAGTAACGAGCACTAAGTAGACTTTTACCttggttttcagttttttattttcttccaacaCAGCTTcgtatttttctttcatctctgccACTTCCAAGCGAAGTGCCTCTATTTCTGGATTCTCAGGAGCTGAAGCTCCCAGATGATGCTTCAGAAAGCTGATATTTAGATGTTAAGTATTTCTTCAGTTAGATGGCATAACTGTATCTTAGCTTTAACACTTACAAAGTTAGTGCTGCAATACACGTGACCAAAATTACATTAAACCACTTAATTACTACAGTGCTTTTCATCCTACAGGATGAAGttacaaaaataagaaagcttTTCAGGTTCATTGGTATATTCCTTATAAAAAGgaacacacgcacacacaaaaaacccacacaagaCATCAGTACACACAGGACAAATTCTCATGTTTTACTATaccctcctcttttcctctcttaaaTGCAGAAGTTTTGAGGACTTAAAAGGAATAACCAAAAAATAGAAGCAATTAGCAAAAATGGAGGTTGCttaaaacagcaagaaacaaaagacagaaaatttttcccctctcgtattaaaaaaaaaaaaggaagtgtgaAGAAGCCGACTTCAGAAGCCACAGATACTGTAAGTACTCAAATCTAATGTTGCAGGTCTACGACATTCTGTAACGGCCCACAACTTCATAATTGCTGGCATACAATACACACAGTTCTCTTGCATCCCGCCAGACTTTCTGTTAGTTTGAAATAATGCAATTATTAGCTAAAATGCATCCATAAAAGCCATGCTTTCAATGTAAGTCTTCTAACGAGCCTCTCCACCTATGAGTCAGAAGCGGTCAAGTCTCTACGAACaatt
This genomic window from Grus americana isolate bGruAme1 chromosome 23, bGruAme1.mat, whole genome shotgun sequence contains:
- the MYCBP gene encoding C-Myc-binding protein isoform X3, encoding MAHYKAADSKREQFRRYLEKSGVLDTLTKVLVALYEEPEKPNSALDFLKHHLGASAPENPEIEALRLEVAEMKEKYEAVLEENKKLKTKVKVYLVLVTSSILHKKKNTLILRIQLTFFR